From the Candidatus Atribacteria bacterium genome, the window ATATATCACTTATTCAAAATAATCTTAGAGAAGATTTAATTGCTAAAGAGTTCCCTGAGAATGTAAGTATTGGCATTAAAGGTCCTAAAGATGTAATTAATAATATTTCTCCTCATCAGATTAATGGAATAGTAAATTTTTCTGAAATTGACCAGGAAGGTCTATATAAATTAAAAGTAAAAGTTGATGCTCCCAAAAGAACTCAGATCATTAGAATTATTCCTTCGGAAATAATGGTGGAACTGGAAAAAGTTTTAGCTAAAGAGATGGAAGTGGAATATAGTTTAATAGGAACTCCTGAAAAAGGATATTCTTTAACTGGTGAACCTCAATTTAATCCTTCCAAAGTAAAGATAACTGGCGCGCAGAGTGTATTAGAAAGTATTAATCAGGTAATTTGTGCTATTGATATTTCCGGAGCAAAGGAAGATCTAAGCAGGGAAATAACTATAAAGGCAGTGGATGTAAAGGGAAATGAAATTAAAGATGTAAAAATTGAACCTGATTTTGTGGAGGCATCAATTTCTTTAACCCACGGATACCCGGAAGCTCAGTTAATAGTAAAACCAAAAATAATCGGAAAACCGGCTCCCGGTTATTATATTTCTGAAATATCATCTAATCCCGATGAAATAAGAATTTTTGGTAATTATTCTAAAATAAGTAAAATTGAATTTTTAGAGACTATTGCTATTGATATAAGTGGAATTACCAAGACTCTTTCCGTCAGAGTTCCTCCTGCTCTAGAAGAAGGATTAAATATAGCGGAAGGCGAGGTTGAGCTTATTGAAGTTACCATACAAGTTAAAGAAGCCATTATTCAGAAGGTCCTAAAAAATATTCCAGTTGTACCACGAGATTTATCTCCCTTTGTATCTTGCGAAATAAAACCAAATACAGTTGATGTAACTGTTGAAGGAAAAAATATCTTAGTTGACCTATTAAAAGCAGAAGAAGTAAAGGCTTTTATAATATTTACAGATGATTTTCGGGTTGAGCAAAAGGTTAAAGCTCAAGTAGTCCTTCCCGAAGGAATTACTCTAATTAAAGTTGAACCGGAAGAACTTACCGTGTTGATTAATAAATAAAATTTATAATTTATCAATTTACCAATTGGTGTATTGAGGAATTGGAGAATTGGTGAATTAATATTGGGATGGTTTATGAAAAAATTATTTGGAACTGACGGAATAAGAGGAATTGCTAACAAAGAGCCCATAACTGCTGAGGTGGCTTTTCGTATAGGAAGAACCGGGGCTTATTTATTTAAAGGTAAAGCTAATCCCGGAATATTAATTGGTAAAGACACTAGAATTTCTGGAGATATGTTAGAAGCTGCTTTGATAGCGGGAATATGCTCAGTAGGAGTGGATGTCCTAAGAGTGGGAATAGTACCTACACCCGTAGTTGCCTACCTAACCAGAGCCTATCAGGCTAATTGTGGAATAGTTATTTCTGCTTCCCATAACCCCTTCGATCATAATGGCATTAAATATATTAGAGGAGATGGATTTAAATTTTCTGATGCAGAAGAAGAAGAAATAGAGAGAATATATTTTGAAAATCATTCAAAGAATGAATGGCCAACTAAGGAAAATATTGGCAGGATAAAAGAATTAGTCGGTGCCACAGAAAGATATATTGAGTACATTAAAAATACCCTTTCCCCAAGATTTTCACTCAAAAAATATAAAATCGTTTTAGATTGTGCTAATGGTGCTTCTTTTATGATCGCCCCTCGTGTTTTTACCGAGTTAGGTGCAGAGATAATTACCATAAACAATATACCTGACGGTACCAATATAAATTTTAGTTGTGGTTCAGTATACCCTGATTCTTTAAGAAAAGAAGTTTTAAAACAAAAAGCAGATTTAGGCTTTTCTTATGATGGAGATGCGGATAGGGTAATTGCGGTAGATGAGAAGGGAAATATTATAGACGGCGATCAAATAATGGCAATTTGTGCTTTAAGTCTTATCAAGAAGAACCAGTTACCCAATAAAACCGTAGTAACTACCTTAATGAGCAATATCGGCCTTGATAGCGCAATAGAAAAAGCAGGAGGAAAAGTAATAAGAACAAGAATTGGCGACCGTTATGTATTGGAAATGATGAAGAAAGTTAAGGCAGTACTGGGAGGGGAACA encodes:
- a CDS encoding phosphoglucosamine mutase, which gives rise to MKKLFGTDGIRGIANKEPITAEVAFRIGRTGAYLFKGKANPGILIGKDTRISGDMLEAALIAGICSVGVDVLRVGIVPTPVVAYLTRAYQANCGIVISASHNPFDHNGIKYIRGDGFKFSDAEEEEIERIYFENHSKNEWPTKENIGRIKELVGATERYIEYIKNTLSPRFSLKKYKIVLDCANGASFMIAPRVFTELGAEIITINNIPDGTNINFSCGSVYPDSLRKEVLKQKADLGFSYDGDADRVIAVDEKGNIIDGDQIMAICALSLIKKNQLPNKTVVTTLMSNIGLDSAIEKAGGKVIRTRIGDRYVLEMMKKVKAVLGGEQSGHIIFSQYSTTGDGLLTSLQLMKVLSEEGKTLSNLASIVEKFPQVILNSEIKDKGQFFKNVTIKKFITEIEEELNGKGRIFVRASGTESLIRVLLEGEDKNRLEKIARDLGEIIKMEDI